A section of the Bacteroidia bacterium genome encodes:
- the mutS gene encoding DNA mismatch repair protein MutS, which produces MRGSDKNKAETPLMRQHREIKTKYPGAILLFRVGDFYETFGEDAIITAQVLGITLTKRSNGAAADQELAGFPYHSLDTYLPKLVRAGHRVAVVDQLEDPKQAKGIVKRGVTELVTPGIALNDKILETKRYNYLMAILFSHSTTSAAFIELSTGDFFCFSGKPTDIQKVTYALQPTEIIVGRTDYPKLIELLGKDYHIFRLEDWPFQYDTAYKILTHHFRTASLKGFGVQEEEYGIRAAGALLHYLHENEQKNLSHIHKIYVLPQHDFMMMDKFTLRNLEIIEPIHPEGKSLADALDCTLTPMGARLLRRWLVFPLSDLQQIQYRQNTVETFIIQQPKLAELASFLKNIGDLERTTARLAARKISPREATQLRNALHYFFPLFELLQQVAPQTTQTLIPVIPDIQEAVTLLKKTLLPECPVQTNAGNIIQDGISDKLDEYRNIRLHAQAILSDIQEREITKTGISTLKISFNNVFGYYIEITNAHKHKVPPDYIRKQTLTNAERYITPELKQLEEKILHAEDRMVQLESELYQELIEKLLAWVTSISAAAKAAAEIDVLRCFAWNAIKLQYCKPEFHENPTLEIIEGRHPVIEILLPRDKPFIPNDIYLSPDNQQILLITGPNMSGKSVILRQTALIVLLAQSGSFVPATQVRLGIVDRLFTRVGASDNVSAGESTFMVEMNETAQIVHQATPRSLVLLDEIGRGTSTYDGISIAWALVEYLHNEPSISAKTLFATHYHELAALDDQLPRVQNYHVQVQETQEEIIFLRKIVPGNSEHSFGIHVAELAGIPKPITQRAHEILKWLESQRDNRPAENQNLPTIKKTKIQQPLQLQLFALADEQAFKVRKEIEEIDIERLTPIEALLKLQYLKRLLEH; this is translated from the coding sequence ATGCGAGGTTCTGATAAAAACAAGGCAGAAACTCCTTTGATGCGCCAGCATCGGGAAATAAAGACAAAATATCCGGGAGCTATTTTGCTCTTTCGGGTAGGTGATTTTTATGAAACTTTTGGAGAAGATGCTATCATTACTGCACAGGTTTTGGGAATTACGCTAACCAAACGCTCTAACGGAGCAGCAGCCGACCAAGAATTAGCCGGATTTCCGTATCATTCGTTAGATACTTATTTACCAAAATTGGTTCGAGCAGGGCATAGAGTTGCTGTCGTTGACCAATTAGAAGACCCGAAACAAGCCAAAGGAATTGTTAAACGCGGCGTTACCGAATTAGTAACGCCCGGAATCGCTTTGAATGATAAAATATTAGAAACCAAGCGCTACAATTATCTAATGGCAATACTTTTTAGCCATAGCACTACCTCTGCCGCATTTATAGAACTTTCTACTGGAGATTTTTTTTGCTTTTCAGGAAAACCAACGGATATTCAAAAAGTTACTTATGCTTTACAGCCAACTGAAATTATCGTAGGCCGTACTGATTATCCCAAATTGATAGAACTTTTGGGTAAAGATTATCATATTTTTCGCCTTGAAGACTGGCCTTTTCAGTATGATACTGCATACAAAATTTTAACCCACCATTTTAGAACTGCTTCTTTAAAAGGTTTTGGCGTTCAGGAAGAAGAATACGGAATCCGAGCTGCCGGCGCACTCTTGCATTATCTGCATGAAAACGAACAAAAAAATCTTTCCCATATCCATAAGATTTACGTACTCCCGCAGCATGATTTTATGATGATGGATAAATTTACCTTACGAAATTTAGAAATCATTGAACCCATTCATCCCGAAGGTAAATCATTAGCTGATGCCTTAGATTGCACTTTAACACCAATGGGCGCACGGTTACTGCGCCGGTGGCTCGTATTTCCGCTATCCGACTTGCAACAAATTCAATATCGGCAAAATACCGTAGAAACTTTCATTATTCAGCAGCCTAAGCTGGCGGAATTAGCCAGTTTCTTGAAAAATATCGGAGACTTAGAACGAACAACGGCACGGTTAGCAGCCCGTAAAATATCCCCCAGAGAAGCTACCCAACTCCGAAATGCCCTCCATTACTTTTTTCCACTATTTGAATTATTGCAGCAAGTTGCCCCGCAAACAACTCAAACACTAATTCCCGTTATACCTGATATTCAAGAGGCAGTTACATTGCTCAAAAAAACGTTGCTTCCAGAATGCCCCGTGCAAACAAATGCCGGAAATATTATCCAAGATGGTATATCTGATAAATTAGATGAATATCGAAACATCCGCCTACACGCTCAAGCGATTCTATCAGATATTCAAGAACGAGAAATAACAAAAACCGGAATTTCCACCCTAAAAATATCCTTCAACAATGTTTTTGGCTACTATATCGAAATCACCAATGCCCATAAGCACAAAGTTCCGCCGGATTATATCCGAAAACAAACCCTAACAAACGCAGAACGCTACATAACTCCGGAACTCAAGCAATTAGAGGAAAAAATATTACACGCCGAAGATCGTATGGTTCAATTAGAATCTGAACTGTATCAAGAACTAATCGAAAAGCTATTGGCGTGGGTTACGTCTATTTCGGCAGCGGCTAAAGCCGCTGCCGAAATAGACGTATTGCGTTGCTTCGCTTGGAATGCAATTAAGTTACAGTATTGCAAACCGGAGTTTCATGAAAACCCTACACTTGAAATTATAGAAGGCCGTCATCCTGTAATTGAGATATTGCTCCCACGAGATAAACCATTTATACCAAACGATATTTATTTATCTCCTGATAATCAACAGATTTTGCTGATAACCGGCCCGAATATGTCTGGTAAGTCTGTTATTTTACGGCAAACGGCGTTGATTGTTTTGCTGGCTCAGTCGGGTAGTTTTGTGCCGGCTACCCAAGTGCGCTTAGGAATTGTGGATAGGCTCTTTACACGTGTAGGTGCGAGCGATAACGTTTCTGCCGGCGAAAGCACATTCATGGTAGAAATGAATGAAACAGCACAAATTGTGCACCAAGCAACCCCCAGAAGCCTCGTCCTGCTCGATGAAATCGGGCGCGGAACCAGCACCTATGACGGAATCTCAATTGCATGGGCATTGGTAGAATACCTGCATAACGAACCCAGCATTTCTGCAAAAACCTTATTCGCAACGCATTATCATGAATTAGCAGCCTTAGATGACCAACTCCCCCGCGTTCAAAACTATCACGTTCAGGTACAAGAAACCCAAGAAGAAATTATTTTCCTGCGAAAAATAGTACCCGGAAATAGTGAACACAGTTTTGGTATCCATGTTGCAGAGCTCGCCGGAATCCCCAAACCGATTACCCAACGCGCCCATGAAATCTTAAAATGGCTTGAAAGCCAAAGAGATAATAGACCAGCCGAAAACCAAAACCTGCCTACTATCAAAAAAACAAAAATTCAACAGCCGCTACAGCTTCAGCTATTTGCCTTAGCTGACGAACAAGCATTTAAAGTACGAAAAGAAATTGAAGAAATTGATATTGAAAGACTTACTCCCATAGAAGCCCTCTTGAAATTGCAATATTTAAAACGTCTTTTAGAACACTAA